The following are encoded together in the Actinoplanes sp. N902-109 genome:
- the cbiQ gene encoding cobalt ECF transporter T component CbiQ, whose amino-acid sequence MRTLHLDRVSPVHRLAPEVKILATLLFTVVVVATPRAEIAAFGGYALLLVIVAAVARVPAGWLAKRATIELPFVLLAVALPIAGRGERVDWLGLSLSVDGLYGAWNIVAKGTLGVLASLLLAASTSMRDLILGLDRLRCPAVFTQIATFMLRYLDILAEDARRMRVARLSRGYDPRFLWQVKAFAVSVGSLFLRAYERGERVYLAMVSRGYDGRLPRPEHGTATRAQWLQSATLPAAAAVIAVVAVTL is encoded by the coding sequence GTGCGGACGCTGCATCTGGATCGGGTCAGCCCGGTGCACCGGCTGGCCCCGGAGGTCAAGATCCTGGCCACGCTGCTGTTCACCGTGGTCGTGGTGGCCACCCCGCGCGCCGAGATCGCGGCGTTCGGCGGCTACGCGCTGCTGCTCGTGATCGTGGCGGCCGTCGCCCGAGTGCCGGCGGGGTGGCTGGCCAAGCGGGCCACCATCGAACTGCCGTTCGTGCTGCTCGCCGTTGCGTTGCCGATCGCGGGGCGCGGCGAGCGGGTCGACTGGCTGGGCCTGTCGTTGTCGGTCGACGGGTTGTACGGCGCGTGGAACATCGTCGCCAAGGGCACCCTGGGCGTGCTGGCGTCGCTGCTGCTGGCCGCCTCGACGTCGATGCGCGACCTGATCCTGGGGCTGGACCGGCTGCGCTGCCCGGCGGTGTTCACCCAGATCGCCACGTTCATGCTGCGCTATCTCGACATCCTGGCCGAGGACGCCCGGCGGATGCGCGTCGCCCGGCTGTCGCGGGGCTACGACCCGCGGTTCCTGTGGCAGGTCAAGGCGTTCGCGGTGAGTGTCGGGTCGCTGTTCCTGCGGGCGTACGAACGGGGTGAGCGGGTGTATCTGGCGATGGTCTCGCGGGGCTACGACGGGCGGCTGCCACGCCCCGAGCACGGCACGGCGACCCGCGCGCAGTGGTTGCAGTCCGCCACGCTGCCGGCGGCTGCCGCTGTCATCGCTGTCGTGGCGGTGACGCTGTGA
- a CDS encoding energy-coupling factor ABC transporter ATP-binding protein, whose amino-acid sequence MSLSVRGLTYAYPDGSVALRGVDLTVAEGERVALLGPNGAGKTTLVLHLNGVLHGGAGTVEIGGLRVDARDRARLTELRRRVGIVFQDPDDQLFLPTVAEDVAFGPANLGLRGAGLRERVDEALTAVGMAEHRDQVPHHLSFGQRRRVAVATVLAMRPQLLVLDEPSSNLDPASRRELAEILQSLPVTVLMVTHDLPYALQLCSRSVILDGGRIVADGPTAELLADEALLRDHRLELPYGFHPVRP is encoded by the coding sequence GTGAGCCTGTCCGTACGAGGGCTGACCTACGCCTATCCCGACGGCAGTGTCGCGCTGCGCGGGGTGGACCTGACGGTGGCCGAGGGCGAACGGGTCGCGCTGCTCGGCCCGAACGGGGCCGGCAAGACCACGCTGGTGCTGCATCTCAACGGGGTGCTGCACGGCGGCGCGGGCACCGTCGAGATCGGAGGGTTGCGGGTGGACGCCCGGGACCGGGCCCGGCTGACCGAGCTCCGCCGCCGGGTCGGCATCGTCTTCCAGGACCCCGACGATCAGCTGTTCCTGCCGACGGTGGCCGAGGACGTGGCGTTCGGCCCGGCCAACCTGGGGCTGCGCGGGGCCGGGCTGCGCGAGCGGGTGGACGAGGCGCTGACCGCGGTCGGCATGGCCGAGCACCGCGACCAGGTGCCGCACCACCTGTCGTTCGGCCAGCGCCGCCGGGTCGCCGTGGCCACGGTGCTGGCGATGCGCCCGCAGCTGCTCGTGCTCGACGAGCCGTCCTCGAACCTGGACCCGGCCAGCCGGCGCGAGCTCGCCGAGATCCTGCAGAGCCTGCCGGTGACCGTGCTCATGGTGACGCACGACCTTCCGTACGCGCTGCAGTTGTGCTCACGCTCGGTGATCCTCGACGGCGGCCGCATCGTGGCCGACGGACCGACCGCGGAGCTGCTGGCCGACGAGGCCCTGCTCCGCGACCACCGCCTGGAGCTGCCGTACGGCTTCCATCCGGTACGGCCGTAG